Proteins found in one Coffea eugenioides isolate CCC68of chromosome 5, Ceug_1.0, whole genome shotgun sequence genomic segment:
- the LOC113771329 gene encoding uncharacterized protein LOC113771329 → MAALATPKTIGWTPMYGSPSGPNLHQAGHQPPEERDGRSFATVLQHQSAPSPCKIKPAAQFKGEPAVMFSEEGITKLAAPFRFVVVGKFSHGRPNLDNIRKACSTIGFASTFTIGLLDQRHILIRFCLEEDYLHCWTKGLWNISGFPVRTFKWSPDFKVTSESTHAPVWVALEHLPIHFFDKASLFSIATAIGSPLQVDAATASLSRPSVARICNDLDISKGLPVCIWIGAGIHGFWQRVTYENLPSYCSTCNRQGHYSLDCRQHRRENRGCPTGGEVVRAVGSQAQEGRNAADDQWRSVPESDLTMGDLYEVSL, encoded by the coding sequence CATCAGGCTGGCCACCAGCCGCCAGAAGAAAGGGATGGCCGTTCCTTTGCTACCGTCCTTCAGCATCAGTCGGCGCCATCCCCTTGCAAGATCAAACCTGCTGCTCAGTTTAAAGGGGAACCAGCCGTCATGTTCTCGGAGGAGGGCATTACAAAGCTGGCCGCACCCTTTAGATTCGTGGTTGTGGGGAAGTTCTCCCACGGAAGGCCGAACCTTGATAATATTCGTAAGGCTTGCTCAACGATAGGTTTCGCTTCCACTTTCACCATTGGTCTTCTGGATCAACGGCATATCCTCATAAGATTTTGTTTGGAAGAGGATTATCTGCATTGTTGGACAAAGGGACTGTGGAACATCTCTGGCTTTCCCGTGCGCACTTTTAAATGGTCGCCAGATTTTAAGGTTACCAGTGAATCCACACATGCACCTGTCTGGGTTGCTTTGGAACATCTACCCATTCATTTTTTTGATAAAGCATCGCTGTTCTCCATCGCTACTGCTATTGGCAGCCCCCTGCAAGTTGATGCTGCGACTGCAAGTCTGTCCCGACCCAGTGTTGCCCGTATCTGCAATGATCTTGATATTTCCAAGGGGTTGCCGGTTTGCATCTGGATTGGAGCAGGCATCCATGGCTTCTGGCAGCGGGTAACGTACGAGAACCTACCATCGTACTGTTCGACTTGCAACCGCCAGGGACACTATAGTCTGGACTGTCGGCAGCATAGGCGGGAGAACAGGGGCTGTCCGACGGGAGGTGAGGTTGTCAGGGCTGTGGGTTCCCAGGCCCAGGAGGGGAGGAACGCGGCGGACGACCAGTGGCGGAGTGTTCCAGAATCCGACCTCACTATGGGCGACCTTTATGAGGTCTCGCTATAG